The following is a genomic window from Nguyenibacter vanlangensis.
ACAGCCCTTTCATGGTGCGGGCGTTGGAGGTCAGGCCGGCCGCCTGGGCATAATAGATGTTGTTGCCGATATTCATCAGATTGAGCTGGATCTGCGGCCGGTACAACGCGGTATGGGCGACATGCAGGGTGGGCATCCGGTAGCCGAGCGTGATGTCGGAGGTCAGATAGCCCGGCATGCTCTCGTCATTCATGAAGGTGCTGTAGCGGCGGCCGATATAGTTCAGGTTGAAATTCCCGAAATACGTTCCGTCGTCGTAGGCCAGCCCGATCGCGCCGGTGAAGCTGGGCGTGTTCACCGCCGTCTTGCCCGCCGTGGGCAGCAGGTCGTTGCCGACCCTGAAATCATTGTCGGTCGTGGCATGGACGTACGAGCCCGAGGCATAGGGGCTGAAAAAATGCCACGGACGCAGCCCGACTTCGAGCTGCGCGCCGCGGATCGTCTGGCCGCCCAGGATGATCGGCGCCGTCACCAGCGACCCGCCGACGAAGGCCGTCGACAGCACGTCGTGATTGACCATGTTGTAGTTGAACAGCGCCGCCGACAGATGGACCAGCCCGTTATGGCGGTAGCCCAGTTCCTCGCCGATCGCGTATTCAGATTTCATGTTCTGCGGATGGCCCTGGATCGGGATGGGCGAGGCCGCGTCGTAGATGTCGATATAGGCTTCGCTGCGGTCGGGCGCCTTGAAGCTGGTGGTGCCGTTGACGTAGATCTGGTCGTCGGGCGTGATGTCGAAGCTGGCCGAGAGCTGGGGCAGCGGTTCGACATAGTTCGCGCCGTTCTTGTAGGTCGCGGCGCCCGGGATCAGGTTGCTGACCCAGCGCTGGATCATCACCGCCTTGAAGCCCGCGTTCATCTTCAGCCGGCCGCCCAGGGCATTGTAGGCGTCTTCGAGGAACAGGGCGTTGGTCTGCTGGCGGAACACGATGTCCCAGCCCGACATCACCTGGCCGTCGGCGGTGGTGACGCCGTAGCGCCCCCAGGCATTGGCCGGCAGGCCCTGCGCGCTGGTCGCGGCGTAGTTGGCGCGCTCGGGCATGTCCAGATAGGCGTACCAGTAGCCGGCGCGCAGCGTGTTGTGGCCGTGCGTCCAGGCCAGGTCGGTCATCAGGCTGAGCGTGCGCTGGTGCTGCGGGTCGACGACCTCGACCGTCTGCCGGCCGTTGGCGGCGACGTCGGGCAGGCTGAGCGGCCCCGCCAGTCGCGTGCCGTAATAGCTGTGATCCTGGCTGATGGTCTCGCCATAGTTGGTCCATTTGTCCCAACTGATGAAATAGGGCGTGACCGACAATTTCAGCCCGCTGCCCAAATTGAGACGGACCGGGGCGACGATGGCCAGCACATCGTTGCGCAGCCGCGACAACTGCCAGTAGCTGCCGACGCCGGGCGTGTAGTCGGCATTGTAGTAGAGTGCGGAGGTGCCCAGCTTCTCGAACGCCGCCTTGGTGGGGGTGGCCGCGCCGTTGGCGTTGATGCCGCCGGCGATGTAATGGCCCCACAGGAAAGTCAGGCCGGCGCTGTTGCCGTCGCCCCATTCCTTGATCGCCTTGGCGTCCACATGGTGGCGGGTCAGCGATCCGGGCGTCTGCCAGAACCGGTTGTAGCTCCAGGAATAGGACATGAAGGCGCGGATGCCGGTATGGCCGATCTCGCCGGTGTCGATGCGGGCGAATTCCTTCTTCATGTTCCAGGTGCCGTAGCTGGATTCCAGCAGGCCGCCGAATTTCCGTGCCGGGTCGCGCAGGGTGGTGCGGATCTCGGCGCCCACGGAATAATAGGCCGGACTGCTGATGTCGGGCGATCCCTGGGTCAGGGCCACCGACGACACGTTTTCCATGTCCGGGCTGCCGCCGATCGCGTCGGGGCTGAGATAGACGCCGTCGGTCAGGGGAATGCCTTCCACCAGATAGCCGACCTGCGTGTAGTTCAGGCCGCGCACGACGATCCCGCGCGAAATCTGGCCGTACGGATCGGACCGCGCGTAGGACACGCCCGGCATGCTGGCCAGCATCGCCTGGACGGTGGTGTTGGCCGGTTTCTTGGCGATGAAGTCGCGCGTGACCTCGCTGCGGGATTTCGGCGCGGTCTGCACCGGCATCATGCCGCCGCCCGGCGTGGTGTTGCGCACGCCGGTGGGGGTGGTGATGCCGCCGGTGACGGAAATGCTCTCGCCAGCCGGGACGGGGCGGGCGGCGGGATGAGTGGCTGGATGGGCGGGCGGCGCGGCGTGGTGCGCCTGCGGCGTCGTCGAGGTCGGGGGCGGGGTCGCGGCCCGGCCATCCGGCGCGGGCGACCAGGCGCCGGCACAGGCGATGAAGGTTCCGGAAATCAGCGCTCGTCGTCGTGGAATGGTCGGCAATCGCATGATGGTGACCTCCGGTGGCGAAATGTCCGGCCACATGTCCGGCCTGGACTGGGGATATTTCAGGATATATTTGATAAATGTATTTAAATTTACATTATTGCGTAAATTTATCGGTAAATTCAGGCGACGAATGAGTTTTTTACTTCATTACGATGAACGATATCACCCTACCGAAACGTTCCGGAAGCGACTTTTTCTTCGCGTGTGGAAACCTGAAGTTTCCACACGCGGTGCAGGGCTGCCCGGCCTGTTTTTTTTCGAGGCCGGTTCGGTCGCGCCGGGTGGGATCGACGGTCAGGCGCGTGTTCAGTCGCGGTAATCGGGCTGGTCGCGGTCCAGCTTGCGCCGCAGCGCCGTCCAGACCAGTTGTCCCTTGTCGGCCTCGTTCGCGAACTGGGCGTAGGTGCGGGCCAGCGTCGCGGGGCTGGGCAGGCTGAGCGGCGCGCCGGTCGATTGCGCGGCGATCTGGATGCGGCAGGCCTGTTCCAGATAGTACATGCGATAGAATGCCTCGGCCACCGTACTGCCGATGGTCAGCAGCCCGTGGCTTCCCAGGATCATCGCCGTGTGGTGGCCCAGGTCGCGGACCAGCCGCTCGCGCTCGCTGAGATTGTCGTCGGCGGCGATGCCTTCGTAGGCATGGAAGGCGACATGGCCGGTGAATTCCATGCTGATCTGGTTCAGCGGCAGGATGCCCTGGGTCTGCGCCGCGACCGCCATGCCGGCCAGGGTGTGGGTATGCATCACGCAGGCCGCATCGTGCCGCACGCGATGGATGGCGGAATGGATGACGAAGCCCGCCGGGTTGACGGAGCCGGCGGCCGGCTGGGTCGGATGGCCGTCGGCATCGACCTCGACCAGCGAACTGGCGGTGATCTCCTCGAAGAGATACCCGTACGGGTTGACCAGGAATCGGTTGCCCGCGCCCGGCAGGCGGACCGACAGGTGGGTGTAGATCAGGTCGCTCATGCCGAAGAGGGCGATCAGCCGGTAGGCCGCCGCCAGGTCTTCACGCAGATCTCGGTCGTTCATGGTGTGGTCTCGGTCCGCCGGAAGGGAAGCAGGGATGCCGGCCGGCAGCGTAACGGACGGATGGCGGGACGTGAAAGCGACTTCCTGTTCGCGGGTGGGCACCGTGGGTTTCCAATCGCTTTACAGGAGCCGGGCCGGCCCCGTAGGATTCCGCCAGGATGTCGGATGGGTTTTATCGTGTCGATGAAGAAACGGCTCTCCCTTCCGCCCTTCGGGGCGCTGCGCGCCTTCGAGGCCTATGGCCGCGCCGGCGGCGTACGCAAGGCGGCCGAGCATCTGGGCGTCAGCCACACGATCGTCGGGCGGCATCTGCGCACGCTGGAGGATTGGGTCGGCGTGGCGCTGATCGACCGTGCCGGCGGCACGCTGACGCAAAAAGGCCATGCCTATCACAAGGACATCACCGACGCGCTGGACCGCCTGTCCAGGGCCACCGAGCGGCTGCGCCCGCGGATGGACGATGCGGTGCGCATCAGTTGCGTGTCGGGCTTCGCCTCGCTGTGGCTGGCGGCGCGGGTGGGGGCGTTCCGGCGCAGCGAACCGTCGGTCAACCTGATGGTGCGGCCCTTCGACCGTATTCCGGATTTCGACCGTGACGATCTGCATGCCGACATCCGCTATCTGCGCGACGAGGAGCTGGATGCGTTTCCCGCCGGTTGCAAGAAAATGCAACTGGCGCGGCCGCCGATGTTCCCGGTCGCCAGCCCCGCGCTGGCGGCCGAGGTGTCGGGCCGGGTGCGAAGCATCACCGACCTGCTGACCGAGCCGCTGATCGAGGCCGAAGACAGCCAGGAATGGCATCTGTTCCTGGCCGGCCACAAGGTCAGCCCGGCCTCGTTCGTCCCGTTCGGCCGGCTGGGCCATGCCAGCGTCACCCTGGCGGCCGCGCGCCACGGCCAGGGGATTTCCCTGGCCAACATCTTCCTGGCGTCCGACGATCTGGAACGCGGGACGCTGGTCCGGGTCACGGTGCCGGGACAGGCATTCGATCGGGTCTTCATCGGCGGCTATTACCTGATCGCGCCGGAAAACAACTGGAACCGGCCCCAATTCGCCCGTTTCCGCAACTGGCTGACCGCCGAGGTCGCGTCGTTTCTGGACCGCCATGCGCCGTAGCGTCGGCAGGGCCGCCGCGCGCAATGAACCGCAGACCGGTCCGGAATCGACGCTCGCCACCTCCTCAACGCGATGATGATCTCCGACATACCGAAAATATCGCTTTCGCTGCCGACCCGTTGGCCGCGCGCCATGCGGCCGGGCGGGATCGTCGGCCCGACCGGCGGCGCGCTTGCCCTGCTGCTGGTCGCGCTTGTGCTTCGCTGGCCGACATTCGGGGATCCGATGCTGGGGTGGGACGAGGAATTCTACCTGTTCGTCGGCGGCAGGATGCTGCATGGCGACATCCCGTATGTCGATATCTGGGACAGGAAGCCCATCGGGCTCTTTGCCATCTACGCGTTCTTTCATCTGTTCGGGCCATGGCGGGTCTGGGCCTATCAGATCGGCGCGCTGCTGTGCGTCTGGCTGACCGCGATGCTGGTCACGCGCATGGCGCGCCATGTCGCCCCGCCGGCGGGCGCGTTCATCGCCGGGCTGCTCTATATCGCCTGGCTGAACCAGGCGGGGGGACATGGCGGGCAGTCGTCGGTTTTCTACACGCCGCTGGTTGCCGCGGCCATGGCATGCATCCTGGACCGGCTGCCCAGGCTGGGCAGCGATGCGGCATTGCTGCGGCGCACCGGGGTGCAGGCCATGGGCCTGTTGGGGATGGCGATCCAGATCAAATATACGGTGATCGGAGAAGGCGTATTCGCCGGTCTTCTCCTTCTTGGCCAGAGTGGGCTCGGCCAGAGCGGGCTCGGCCAGAGCGGGCGGGACGTCCGGACCATCCTGAAAAACGGGTCGCTGTGGGTTTTTGTGGCGCTTTTCCCCACGCTGGCGGTCTTCGGCCTCTATGCCCTGGCGGGGCATGGGCGCGCATGGTGGTTCGCCAACATCGATTCCATCTTCCTTCGCGCCGCGCCGGATCCGCGCCGATATGTTCCGGAACTGGCCGGCACGATCGTCGTCCTGGCGCCGATTTTCCTGGCCTTCATGCTGGGCTGGCTGTCGGGCGTCGGCGCGATGAAGAACCCGCGGGACATGGCGTTCCTGCGCCGATGGACCCTGGCCGCCCTTGCAAGTTTCCTTCTGTTCAAGGCGCGTTTCGTCCATTACAGCCTGCCCCTGTTCGCCCCGCTGGCCGTGGCGGCGGCGCCGTTGTGGTTCCGGCGATCGGGGCGGATCGCGCTGCTGCTGCTGCTTGGATGGGCCATCCTGCAGGGCGAGCGGACCGTCTGGCTGAATTTCGGCCGGGTGGACGACGCCGCGCTCATGAACCGGATCATCGAGACGGTTTCCCATCCGGCGGGAGAATGCGTGTTCGTCTATCAGGGGCCGCAAGCCGTGTACGACCGGGTGCCCTGGTGCGGGCTGACCACCCATCCTTTCATGGGGCATCTGTCGGACATCGAGGAAGCGCATGCCACCGGCATCGACGTATCGTCGGAACTGCGGCGCATTCTGGCGGCGCGGCCGGGCTATATCCTGCTGATGCAACATGCGCCTGCCGGACGGATCCCGGAATCGGAACGCATCGTCCATGACGCCCTCGGGGCGGGTTACGTTGCGGTCCGATATGTCCCGGCCGCGCGCGGCCTGGTGATT
Proteins encoded in this region:
- a CDS encoding TonB-dependent receptor, translated to MRLPTIPRRRALISGTFIACAGAWSPAPDGRAATPPPTSTTPQAHHAAPPAHPATHPAARPVPAGESISVTGGITTPTGVRNTTPGGGMMPVQTAPKSRSEVTRDFIAKKPANTTVQAMLASMPGVSYARSDPYGQISRGIVVRGLNYTQVGYLVEGIPLTDGVYLSPDAIGGSPDMENVSSVALTQGSPDISSPAYYSVGAEIRTTLRDPARKFGGLLESSYGTWNMKKEFARIDTGEIGHTGIRAFMSYSWSYNRFWQTPGSLTRHHVDAKAIKEWGDGNSAGLTFLWGHYIAGGINANGAATPTKAAFEKLGTSALYYNADYTPGVGSYWQLSRLRNDVLAIVAPVRLNLGSGLKLSVTPYFISWDKWTNYGETISQDHSYYGTRLAGPLSLPDVAANGRQTVEVVDPQHQRTLSLMTDLAWTHGHNTLRAGYWYAYLDMPERANYAATSAQGLPANAWGRYGVTTADGQVMSGWDIVFRQQTNALFLEDAYNALGGRLKMNAGFKAVMIQRWVSNLIPGAATYKNGANYVEPLPQLSASFDITPDDQIYVNGTTSFKAPDRSEAYIDIYDAASPIPIQGHPQNMKSEYAIGEELGYRHNGLVHLSAALFNYNMVNHDVLSTAFVGGSLVTAPIILGGQTIRGAQLEVGLRPWHFFSPYASGSYVHATTDNDFRVGNDLLPTAGKTAVNTPSFTGAIGLAYDDGTYFGNFNLNYIGRRYSTFMNDESMPGYLTSDITLGYRMPTLHVAHTALYRPQIQLNLMNIGNNIYYAQAAGLTSNARTMKGLYGTTIAGKSPTYQIGGGFAIAGAVTIGF
- a CDS encoding LysR substrate-binding domain-containing protein, which encodes MGFIVSMKKRLSLPPFGALRAFEAYGRAGGVRKAAEHLGVSHTIVGRHLRTLEDWVGVALIDRAGGTLTQKGHAYHKDITDALDRLSRATERLRPRMDDAVRISCVSGFASLWLAARVGAFRRSEPSVNLMVRPFDRIPDFDRDDLHADIRYLRDEELDAFPAGCKKMQLARPPMFPVASPALAAEVSGRVRSITDLLTEPLIEAEDSQEWHLFLAGHKVSPASFVPFGRLGHASVTLAAARHGQGISLANIFLASDDLERGTLVRVTVPGQAFDRVFIGGYYLIAPENNWNRPQFARFRNWLTAEVASFLDRHAP
- a CDS encoding class II aldolase/adducin family protein, whose product is MNDRDLREDLAAAYRLIALFGMSDLIYTHLSVRLPGAGNRFLVNPYGYLFEEITASSLVEVDADGHPTQPAAGSVNPAGFVIHSAIHRVRHDAACVMHTHTLAGMAVAAQTQGILPLNQISMEFTGHVAFHAYEGIAADDNLSERERLVRDLGHHTAMILGSHGLLTIGSTVAEAFYRMYYLEQACRIQIAAQSTGAPLSLPSPATLARTYAQFANEADKGQLVWTALRRKLDRDQPDYRD